A window from Streptomyces sp. NBC_00271 encodes these proteins:
- a CDS encoding NADP-dependent oxidoreductase, whose protein sequence is MQAITVRDRDAGLAGMSLTDIPYPHAAENDVIVRVHAAGFTPGELDWPATWTDRAGRDRTPSVPGHELSGVVVELGYGTTGLSVGQRVFGLADWTRDGTLAEYTAVEARNLAPLPADVDHTVAVALPISGLTAWQGLFDHGRLTTGQTVLIHGAAGGVGSIAVQLAREAGARVIGTGRASGRDSALALGVDTFIDLQAEKLEDAGEADVVFDVIGGDILDRSAALVRAGGTLVSIVMPPKVQPKDGRAVFFVVEPDRARLADLATRLRDGRLKPVVGAVRPLAEAAAAFAPGKRTPGKTIIRVTED, encoded by the coding sequence ATGCAAGCCATCACTGTGCGAGACCGTGACGCTGGTCTTGCCGGGATGTCCCTGACGGACATTCCCTACCCTCACGCGGCCGAGAACGACGTCATCGTGAGGGTGCACGCCGCCGGCTTCACCCCTGGCGAGCTGGACTGGCCCGCCACGTGGACCGATCGCGCCGGCCGTGACCGGACGCCGAGCGTGCCCGGGCACGAGCTGTCCGGTGTCGTCGTGGAGCTGGGGTACGGCACCACCGGCCTGAGTGTCGGACAGCGGGTGTTCGGCCTGGCCGACTGGACCCGTGACGGCACTCTCGCCGAGTACACCGCGGTGGAGGCCCGCAACCTCGCCCCGCTGCCGGCGGACGTCGACCACACCGTGGCCGTCGCACTGCCCATTTCGGGGCTGACCGCCTGGCAGGGCCTGTTCGACCACGGCCGCCTCACCACAGGCCAGACCGTTCTGATCCATGGTGCCGCGGGCGGCGTCGGCTCGATCGCGGTACAGCTCGCCCGGGAGGCCGGCGCCCGCGTCATCGGCACCGGCCGCGCCTCAGGCCGGGACAGCGCACTCGCACTCGGCGTCGACACCTTCATCGACCTGCAGGCCGAGAAGCTGGAGGACGCCGGCGAGGCCGACGTCGTGTTCGACGTGATCGGCGGCGACATCCTCGACCGCTCGGCCGCCCTCGTCCGGGCCGGTGGCACGCTCGTCTCCATCGTCATGCCGCCCAAGGTCCAGCCCAAGGACGGGCGGGCGGTCTTCTTCGTCGTCGAACCCGACCGCGCCCGGCTCGCCGACCTCGCCACGCGGCTGAGGGACGGCCGGCTCAAGCCGGTCGTCGGTGCTGTGCGGCCCCTCGCCGAGGCAGCCGCCGCGTTCGCCCCCGGCAAGCGCACCCCGGGCAAGACGATCATCCGCGTCACGGAAGACTGA
- a CDS encoding ISL3 family transposase, translating into MTDASGSHHKVNGCPSTGGHVAFVLSKVMSQAVSAVFHVRQVTGWLTRHPTTLTEEDRAGLKDVLARCPELETAAGHVRDFGEILTSRLGAVLPAWIDAVDASQLPGLTGFALHLLRDLDAVIAGLTLDWSSGSIEGAVNRIKKIKRQLYGRAGFELLRKMILLQ; encoded by the coding sequence ATGACGGACGCGTCCGGCTCCCACCACAAGGTCAACGGCTGCCCCTCGACAGGAGGGCACGTGGCCTTCGTTCTGTCGAAGGTGATGTCGCAAGCGGTCAGCGCGGTTTTCCACGTGCGACAGGTGACCGGCTGGCTGACCCGGCATCCCACGACCCTGACCGAGGAAGACCGGGCTGGCCTGAAGGATGTCCTGGCACGCTGCCCCGAACTGGAGACGGCCGCCGGGCATGTCCGTGACTTCGGCGAGATACTCACGAGCCGCCTCGGAGCGGTGCTCCCTGCCTGGATCGACGCAGTCGACGCCAGCCAACTGCCCGGCCTCACCGGCTTCGCACTCCACCTGCTCCGGGACCTCGACGCCGTGATAGCTGGCCTCACCTTGGACTGGAGTTCCGGCAGTATCGAAGGCGCCGTGAACCGCATCAAGAAGATCAAAAGGCAGCTCTACGGGCGAGCCGGATTCGAACTCCTACGCAAGATGATCCTGCTTCAGTGA
- a CDS encoding SpoIIE family protein phosphatase, producing the protein MAAVRERRPRGEGADRHIPHLCEQIGGVQYAGRRTACRRSRRHLRLAQSGQRPSAGARPKHVPRPQADLTFTPGDTFVLYTDGLIERRGEDIDADLQRLADALARYARHSPEHLADCSALAHAARLLVQLRGVQRCGPVPWLRWRRGWWPGRSGRSRSARGAGSGEQASSYSLSPPGKAVLSRMWWTNPSWNKTHTGSATVCNAQRQLRLTAPRRLGAPC; encoded by the coding sequence GTGGCCGCGGTGCGCGAGAGACGCCCTCGCGGGGAGGGGGCCGACCGGCACATCCCTCACCTTTGTGAACAGATCGGTGGTGTGCAGTATGCCGGGCGTCGAACAGCCTGCCGGCGCTCCAGACGGCACCTGCGACTTGCTCAATCAGGGCAGCGACCCTCCGCTGGCGCCCGCCCCAAACACGTCCCCCGCCCCCAGGCCGACCTGACCTTCACTCCCGGCGATACCTTCGTGCTCTACACCGACGGCCTCATCGAACGCCGCGGCGAGGACATCGACGCCGACCTCCAACGCCTCGCTGACGCGCTCGCCCGCTATGCCCGCCACAGCCCCGAACACCTCGCCGACTGCTCCGCGCTGGCGCATGCCGCGCGCTTGCTCGTGCAGCTTCGAGGCGTACAGCGATGCGGTCCGGTGCCATGGCTCCGATGGCGCAGAGGTTGGTGGCCAGGGAGGTCGGGCAGGTCGAGGTCGGCCCGCGGGGCGGGCTCTGGTGAGCAGGCCAGTTCGTACTCGCTGAGCCCGCCTGGGAAGGCTGTGCTGTCGCGGATGTGGTGGACGAACCCGTCGTGGAACAAAACGCACACGGGCAGCGCAACCGTCTGTAACGCGCAGCGACAGCTTCGTCTTACTGCCCCTCGTCGGCTCGGCGCGCCGTGCTGA
- a CDS encoding HD domain-containing protein, which yields MSEIIAGVEIPETAAVAEATRLMQEMTSPLLYHHSRRVFVFGAMHAHRLGLEPDPELLYLSAMFHDTGLLTPFSDVEQRFEVDGADHARKFMLDRGFPAGAADVVWTAIALHTTPGIPGRMGPEIAITNLGVLTDVLGLGLNELDRSQVDEITAVHPRGDFKNEFLQAFVEGLKHRPETTNGTVNSDVLEHFIPGFQRTTTVERIMGAPWPS from the coding sequence ATGAGCGAGATCATCGCGGGGGTAGAGATTCCTGAAACGGCGGCGGTCGCCGAGGCCACCCGCCTCATGCAGGAGATGACCAGCCCCCTCCTCTACCACCACTCCCGGCGCGTTTTCGTCTTCGGCGCCATGCATGCTCACAGGCTCGGCCTGGAGCCCGACCCGGAGCTTCTCTACCTGTCCGCCATGTTTCACGACACGGGCCTCTTGACGCCGTTTTCCGACGTGGAGCAGCGCTTCGAGGTCGATGGAGCCGACCATGCACGTAAGTTCATGCTCGACCGTGGTTTCCCGGCCGGGGCTGCCGACGTGGTGTGGACGGCGATCGCGCTGCACACGACCCCGGGAATTCCCGGGCGGATGGGCCCGGAGATCGCTATCACGAATCTGGGGGTTCTGACCGACGTGCTCGGCCTGGGCCTGAACGAGCTGGATCGCAGCCAGGTGGACGAGATCACCGCCGTCCATCCGCGGGGTGACTTCAAGAACGAGTTTTTGCAGGCTTTCGTCGAGGGACTCAAGCACCGCCCGGAGACCACGAACGGAACCGTGAATTCGGATGTGCTGGAGCATTTCATTCCCGGCTTCCAGCGCACGACCACGGTCGAGCGCATCATGGGCGCTCCGTGGCCGAGCTGA
- a CDS encoding PP2C family protein-serine/threonine phosphatase has translation MSVATTTTSVTRVLKVWSRAALHPLFLVVPLALIVSIPAADAFLPPDIHLAHLLVVATAVTAMGAGPRPTALIGGLAILALIAAGAERRTLGTESVLVELASLTVLSALLFAFTHLRDRHQRELSRARTVSDTAQRVVLRPLPRRAGPMSLAAEYHSAEADTYLGGDLYAAARTSDSTRLIMGDVRGKGLASISDTAIVLGAFRAAAHRQIPLTELVAYLEDAVRWGLAEFSECEPDAAERFVTAVVLDIPDDEPVVHMISCGHPPPLLLRRATGTVTALQVSEPAPPLGLGAMSDDTYTVATFPFHEGDRILLYTDGVTETRDGAGIFYPLAERLARWVDHAPGPLLKQITADLRAYAGGLLDDDMAMMIAQRGQAPAAA, from the coding sequence ATGAGCGTTGCGACAACCACGACTTCCGTGACCAGGGTCCTCAAAGTCTGGAGCCGGGCGGCGCTGCACCCGCTCTTCCTGGTCGTCCCCCTGGCCCTGATCGTCTCCATCCCGGCGGCCGACGCGTTCCTGCCTCCGGACATCCACCTCGCCCACCTCCTGGTCGTCGCCACGGCGGTGACCGCCATGGGCGCGGGCCCACGCCCCACGGCCCTGATCGGTGGCCTCGCGATACTCGCGCTGATCGCCGCGGGGGCGGAGCGTCGGACCCTGGGCACCGAGAGTGTGCTGGTCGAACTCGCTTCGCTCACCGTGCTCTCCGCCCTGCTGTTCGCCTTCACCCACCTGCGGGACCGGCATCAACGGGAACTGAGCAGAGCGCGCACCGTTTCCGACACCGCACAGCGGGTCGTCCTGCGCCCGCTCCCCCGGCGGGCCGGGCCGATGTCCCTCGCAGCGGAGTACCACAGCGCCGAGGCCGACACCTACCTAGGCGGCGACCTCTACGCCGCGGCCCGTACCTCCGACTCCACCCGACTGATCATGGGCGACGTCCGGGGCAAGGGCCTCGCCTCGATCAGCGACACGGCGATCGTGCTGGGTGCCTTCCGCGCCGCGGCCCATCGGCAGATCCCGCTGACGGAGCTGGTCGCCTACCTCGAGGACGCCGTCCGCTGGGGCCTCGCGGAGTTCTCGGAATGCGAGCCCGACGCCGCCGAACGTTTCGTGACCGCCGTGGTGCTCGACATCCCGGACGACGAGCCGGTGGTGCACATGATCAGCTGCGGCCATCCGCCGCCCCTGCTGCTGCGCCGGGCGACCGGGACCGTCACCGCGCTCCAGGTGAGCGAACCCGCCCCGCCGCTCGGCCTCGGCGCCATGTCCGACGACACGTATACGGTGGCGACCTTCCCCTTCCACGAGGGGGACAGGATCCTGCTCTACACCGACGGCGTCACCGAGACCCGCGACGGCGCGGGCATCTTCTACCCGCTCGCCGAACGCCTCGCGAGGTGGGTCGACCACGCCCCCGGGCCGCTCCTGAAGCAGATCACCGCCGACCTGCGGGCCTATGCGGGCGGTCTACTCGACGACGACATGGCCATGATGATCGCCCAGCGCGGCCAGGCACCGGCGGCCGCCTGA
- a CDS encoding MFS transporter, with the protein MSGPPDGRRLGRGAAFAVLACATVVMMATASAPSPIYPLYRERWGLSVTMLTVIFAVYVVGLLGALLTVGSLSDQLGRRPVLVAALLVAATSTAVFWTADGVVSLLIARVVQGIATGTATGALAAGLVELSPKRHPQLGPTTTAVGTSIGMAAGAGVVGLLVQSTSRPDAYVFPVLMLTFVVLAAVVLTIPETLAPHATGLASLRPSVRVPREARPEFFASVPALVAGWSVTGLFLALTPSLVSNVLHVRSGAAGGLSIAALFLANSVGGLWSVRHTARLATLLGAVLLALGASGLAVAIAVASPAIYVGGSVIAGLGVGLTFNGNLRAISAVTTAKSRSEVFSAVYVISYAALSLPALAAGLAAPSWGLETTGYLYVGFVGALSLGAALHAGRSRARRPSGDPIRTGWESGPRSERSRC; encoded by the coding sequence GTGAGTGGCCCTCCCGACGGGCGTCGTCTCGGGCGAGGTGCGGCCTTCGCCGTGCTGGCCTGCGCCACTGTGGTGATGATGGCCACGGCAAGCGCACCGTCACCGATCTATCCGCTGTACCGGGAGCGTTGGGGCCTGTCGGTCACGATGCTGACAGTGATCTTCGCGGTGTATGTCGTGGGTCTGCTCGGCGCCCTGCTGACGGTCGGATCGCTGAGCGACCAGCTGGGTCGCCGCCCGGTGCTGGTCGCCGCCCTTCTGGTGGCGGCGACCAGCACGGCGGTCTTCTGGACGGCCGACGGCGTCGTCTCCCTCCTGATCGCCCGGGTGGTGCAAGGCATCGCTACGGGGACGGCCACGGGCGCTCTTGCCGCCGGACTGGTCGAGCTCTCACCCAAGAGACATCCGCAACTGGGGCCCACCACGACAGCGGTGGGCACGAGTATCGGCATGGCCGCCGGTGCCGGAGTGGTGGGGCTGCTGGTTCAGTCGACCTCACGCCCCGATGCGTATGTCTTTCCCGTCCTGATGCTGACCTTCGTCGTTCTGGCCGCGGTCGTCCTCACGATCCCAGAGACCCTCGCCCCGCACGCGACGGGACTTGCGTCGTTGCGACCGAGCGTCCGGGTTCCTCGGGAAGCCCGGCCGGAGTTCTTCGCCTCCGTTCCCGCCCTGGTCGCGGGGTGGTCCGTCACGGGTCTGTTCCTCGCGCTCACTCCGTCCCTGGTGAGCAATGTCCTGCATGTGCGGTCCGGCGCTGCGGGCGGGCTCAGCATCGCGGCGCTGTTTCTGGCCAACAGCGTGGGCGGGTTGTGGTCCGTTCGGCATACGGCACGGCTCGCCACCTTGCTGGGGGCGGTTCTCCTGGCTCTGGGTGCGTCCGGACTGGCGGTGGCCATCGCTGTTGCGTCGCCGGCCATATACGTGGGCGGATCGGTCATTGCGGGGCTGGGCGTCGGCCTGACGTTCAACGGCAACCTCCGCGCCATCAGCGCGGTCACCACCGCGAAGTCGCGGTCGGAGGTCTTCTCGGCCGTCTACGTGATCAGCTATGCGGCGTTGAGTCTTCCGGCCCTCGCGGCCGGGCTCGCGGCGCCCTCATGGGGGCTGGAGACCACGGGCTATCTGTACGTCGGCTTCGTCGGGGCGCTGTCCTTGGGTGCAGCCCTGCACGCCGGACGATCACGTGCTCGCAGGCCCAGCGGCGATCCGATACGCACGGGCTGGGAAAGCGGACCTCGCAGCGAACGGTCCCGCTGCTGA
- a CDS encoding DUF488 domain-containing protein produces the protein MARKKTVHVRRVYEAPEQADGTRVLVDRIWPRGMTKEKAHLDEWCKQVAPSTELRKWYSHDPERFTEFSHRYRAELEDPEHADALAHLRALAKDRTLTLLTATKQPEISEAEVLAELLRG, from the coding sequence ATGGCACGCAAGAAGACCGTGCACGTCCGCAGGGTCTACGAGGCTCCGGAGCAGGCCGACGGCACCAGAGTGCTGGTCGACCGCATCTGGCCACGGGGAATGACCAAAGAGAAGGCCCATCTCGACGAGTGGTGCAAGCAGGTTGCCCCGTCCACGGAACTGCGCAAGTGGTACAGCCACGACCCGGAACGCTTCACGGAGTTCAGCCATCGCTACCGGGCCGAACTCGAAGATCCCGAGCATGCAGACGCGCTGGCTCACCTGCGCGCCCTCGCCAAAGACCGGACTTTGACGCTCCTCACCGCGACCAAGCAGCCCGAGATCAGCGAAGCCGAGGTGCTGGCCGAGCTGCTCCGCGGGTAA
- a CDS encoding SDR family NAD(P)-dependent oxidoreductase, which yields MEYQHTRPLHNRVVIVTGAGTGIGRATAVAMAEAGAHVLGVGRRQVALDETAAMHPGIATLATDIRLEHAPELIISTAIDRWKQLDVVVNNAGATARVSFDEVTRSRITDLFDLNVIAPTMLAQAALPHLRRSKGSIINVSSTYGHRPHPGGAHYGATKAALEQLTRTWAVELAKDGIRVNAIAPGPTESEALSVSGLTEEEVMAVKKEQASRIPLGRRGHPKEVATWLVRFADPTATWLTGQILTIDGGLELI from the coding sequence ATGGAATACCAGCACACTCGCCCCCTTCATAACCGCGTCGTCATCGTCACCGGAGCCGGTACCGGGATCGGCCGGGCAACGGCGGTCGCGATGGCCGAGGCGGGGGCGCACGTCCTCGGTGTCGGCCGACGCCAGGTGGCCCTGGACGAGACTGCCGCCATGCACCCAGGCATCGCGACTCTCGCTACTGACATTCGCTTGGAGCATGCCCCTGAGCTGATCATCAGTACGGCGATCGACCGATGGAAGCAGCTTGACGTGGTGGTGAACAACGCTGGCGCGACTGCACGTGTCTCGTTCGACGAGGTGACACGCTCGCGCATCACCGACCTGTTCGACCTCAACGTCATTGCCCCTACCATGCTCGCCCAGGCAGCGTTGCCTCACCTGCGCCGCAGCAAGGGCTCGATCATCAACGTCTCCAGCACCTACGGCCATCGCCCCCACCCGGGCGGTGCCCACTACGGGGCGACCAAGGCCGCCCTGGAACAGCTGACGCGTACCTGGGCGGTCGAGCTGGCCAAGGACGGGATCAGAGTCAATGCCATTGCCCCCGGTCCGACCGAGAGCGAGGCTCTGTCCGTCAGCGGGCTCACGGAGGAGGAAGTGATGGCGGTCAAGAAAGAGCAGGCATCCCGGATCCCTCTGGGAAGGAGGGGACACCCGAAGGAAGTAGCGACCTGGCTCGTCCGCTTCGCAGATCCCACCGCGACGTGGCTGACGGGCCAGATTCTCACAATCGACGGAGGCCTCGAACTCATATGA
- the sigJ gene encoding RNA polymerase sigma factor SigJ: MGGRDGPGGSELEDELGAEWETHRPAVFGVAYRLLGTVADAEDVTQDVWLRAAGADLQDIGDLRAWLVTVAARRSYDILKSARVRRETYVGPWLPEPLLTGPDASQPVLVDESVSSAMLLIMEELSPPERVAFVLHDVFGLGFGRIAEVLDVSVPGARQLASRARRRVAKAKHSTPQASKAERERVLTVFRAAYEAGDLVGLVRLLHPDAVYVTDGGGKILAARKLIHGGERVAEVMVRTGRQWHPDRIDFAEVGGELALVFHREGRVYSVDTVQITDGLITAYRRVMNPDKLVRV; this comes from the coding sequence ATGGGTGGCCGAGACGGGCCCGGAGGGTCTGAGCTGGAGGACGAGCTCGGAGCCGAATGGGAGACGCACCGGCCCGCGGTCTTCGGCGTGGCCTACCGGCTGCTGGGGACTGTGGCCGATGCCGAGGATGTCACCCAGGACGTGTGGCTGCGGGCGGCCGGAGCGGATCTGCAGGACATCGGTGATCTGCGGGCCTGGCTGGTGACGGTGGCCGCGCGACGGTCGTACGACATTCTCAAGAGCGCCCGTGTCCGCCGGGAGACCTATGTCGGGCCGTGGCTGCCGGAGCCGCTGCTGACAGGGCCGGACGCGTCGCAGCCGGTACTCGTTGACGAGTCCGTCAGTTCGGCGATGCTCCTGATCATGGAGGAGCTGAGTCCGCCGGAGCGGGTGGCCTTCGTCCTGCACGATGTCTTCGGTCTTGGGTTCGGCCGGATCGCCGAGGTGCTGGACGTCTCCGTGCCGGGTGCCCGGCAGCTCGCCTCGCGGGCACGACGGCGGGTGGCCAAGGCGAAGCACTCCACGCCGCAGGCGTCGAAGGCGGAGCGCGAACGGGTCCTCACGGTCTTCCGCGCCGCCTACGAGGCCGGGGACCTGGTCGGCCTGGTCAGGCTCCTGCATCCGGACGCCGTGTATGTCACCGACGGCGGCGGCAAGATCTTGGCGGCACGCAAGCTCATTCACGGCGGCGAGCGCGTCGCCGAGGTCATGGTGCGTACGGGACGCCAGTGGCACCCGGACCGCATCGACTTCGCCGAGGTCGGCGGCGAGCTGGCCCTCGTGTTCCACCGGGAAGGCCGGGTCTACTCCGTCGACACGGTCCAGATCACAGACGGCCTGATCACCGCGTACCGCAGGGTCATGAACCCCGACAAACTCGTGCGCGTCTGA
- a CDS encoding carboxymuconolactone decarboxylase family protein produces the protein MGETTTAAGLDPLLVELLRIRTSQINGCVFCLRMHTGDALKKGESRPDRRASGSRSEGRCCGLGIRSGGLPQYLQWF, from the coding sequence GTGGGAGAGACCACCACCGCCGCGGGCCTCGACCCGCTCCTGGTCGAGCTGCTGAGGATCCGCACCTCCCAGATCAACGGCTGCGTCTTCTGCCTGCGCATGCACACCGGCGACGCCCTCAAGAAGGGCGAGAGCCGACCGGATCGCCGGGCAAGCGGCAGTCGGTCCGAGGGGCGCTGCTGCGGTCTCGGCATCCGCTCCGGCGGCCTGCCGCAGTACCTGCAGTGGTTCTGA
- a CDS encoding GlxA family transcriptional regulator, which translates to MGSATHRVAILVYDGVKLLDVVGPAEVFGEANRLGADYKIVLVSPTGADVTSSIGIRIAVDAAATEPAPDTFLVAGADIYPRTPVPRDLIEATRTLAGRAGRVASICTGAFILGAAGLLDGKRATTHWKVAHELAARCRASRVEPDAIYVRDGTIYTSAGVTAGIDLALALVEEDHGPDLTRDVARALVVYLQRSGGQSQFSAPLQGPPPRSPALRKLTDLITANPGGNHSLGELAKHLNVSPRHLTRLFHDELSTTPARYVEMIRFDMAKALLDQGHTATQTASLAGFPNYESMRRVFVRELSLSPAAHQRRFSTARRADEGQ; encoded by the coding sequence GTGGGCTCCGCCACGCATCGGGTCGCGATCCTCGTCTATGACGGGGTCAAACTCCTGGACGTCGTCGGCCCCGCGGAGGTGTTCGGGGAAGCGAACCGGCTCGGTGCCGACTACAAGATCGTTCTGGTGTCGCCGACCGGTGCCGATGTCACCTCGTCCATCGGGATCCGGATCGCGGTCGACGCCGCCGCCACGGAGCCCGCTCCCGACACGTTCCTGGTGGCCGGCGCGGACATCTACCCGCGCACACCGGTCCCCCGTGATCTGATCGAGGCCACGCGAACGCTGGCGGGCCGGGCCGGCCGGGTCGCGTCCATCTGCACCGGAGCATTCATCCTCGGCGCCGCCGGCCTCCTGGACGGCAAGCGCGCGACCACGCACTGGAAGGTCGCGCACGAGCTCGCCGCCCGCTGCCGGGCCAGCCGCGTCGAACCCGACGCGATCTACGTCCGTGACGGCACCATCTACACCTCGGCGGGCGTGACCGCCGGCATCGACCTGGCACTGGCACTAGTCGAGGAGGATCACGGCCCTGATCTCACCCGCGACGTCGCCCGCGCCCTGGTGGTCTATCTGCAGCGTTCGGGCGGCCAGTCGCAGTTCTCCGCCCCACTGCAAGGACCGCCGCCCCGGTCTCCGGCCCTCCGTAAACTCACCGACTTGATCACGGCGAATCCCGGGGGAAACCACTCACTCGGCGAACTCGCCAAGCACCTCAATGTGAGCCCTCGGCATCTCACTCGGCTCTTCCATGACGAGCTGTCCACGACGCCGGCCCGGTACGTGGAGATGATCCGGTTCGACATGGCGAAAGCTCTCCTCGACCAAGGGCATACCGCAACGCAGACGGCATCCCTTGCCGGATTCCCGAATTACGAGAGCATGCGGAGAGTTTTCGTGAGGGAATTGTCGCTCAGCCCTGCCGCCCATCAGCGACGCTTCAGCACGGCGCGCCGAGCCGACGAGGGGCAGTAA
- a CDS encoding carboxymuconolactone decarboxylase family protein, whose translation MTDSETEKQRVNIGKQHPANYKALITLSSAVEDTTTAAGLDPLLVELLKIRTSQINGCAFCLKMHTRDALKKGENPDRIAVLPAWEETDYFSETDRAALRLTEAIAHVSEGHVSDDDYNAAAAVLSADQVSAVAWLSTLMNAFNRVAITSRYPVTGN comes from the coding sequence ATGACTGATTCAGAGACTGAGAAGCAGCGCGTTAACATCGGAAAGCAGCACCCGGCCAATTACAAGGCTCTTATCACCCTGTCCTCGGCAGTGGAAGACACCACCACCGCGGCAGGTCTTGACCCGCTTCTGGTCGAGCTTTTGAAGATCCGCACGTCCCAGATCAACGGCTGCGCGTTCTGTCTCAAAATGCACACCCGCGACGCGCTCAAGAAGGGCGAGAACCCGGACCGGATCGCAGTGTTGCCCGCGTGGGAAGAAACCGATTACTTCTCCGAGACCGACCGCGCGGCCCTACGCCTTACAGAGGCCATCGCGCACGTGTCCGAGGGGCACGTGAGCGACGACGACTACAACGCGGCAGCAGCCGTGCTCTCCGCAGATCAGGTCTCGGCGGTGGCCTGGCTGTCAACGTTGATGAACGCCTTCAACCGCGTCGCGATTACAAGTCGATACCCGGTCACCGGCAACTGA
- a CDS encoding Imm21 family immunity protein — translation MSLTWLETEGGPFIVVPRTALAHWSGTEGDYDRACEVRDFVGVLALPDGAEALVLGDEPLSTAYLPEYRVLVRWCYAESEDGVADFIRAGLPTAEWEEGPVLSTTGELVMFDAAYFGTEVGTLTDSTALELAAGRYRVDSASIEPDQLTSFRVHRFVELA, via the coding sequence ATGTCTTTGACGTGGCTGGAGACGGAGGGCGGCCCGTTCATCGTGGTTCCACGCACCGCGCTGGCGCACTGGTCGGGAACGGAGGGCGACTACGACCGGGCTTGCGAGGTGAGGGATTTCGTTGGAGTCCTCGCACTGCCTGACGGAGCTGAGGCGCTGGTCCTGGGGGACGAACCTCTCTCCACCGCCTACCTTCCTGAGTACCGAGTCCTCGTCCGCTGGTGCTATGCGGAGAGCGAGGATGGTGTCGCCGACTTCATCCGGGCTGGGCTTCCCACCGCCGAGTGGGAGGAAGGACCTGTACTGAGCACCACTGGCGAGCTCGTGATGTTCGATGCCGCCTACTTCGGCACCGAGGTCGGGACACTCACGGACAGCACCGCTCTCGAACTCGCCGCTGGCCGCTACCGGGTGGACTCGGCAAGCATCGAACCCGACCAGCTGACGTCCTTTCGCGTCCACCGATTTGTCGAGCTGGCCTGA
- a CDS encoding cupin domain-containing protein codes for MRIATGFLAVGTLTAATACSTSDQPIHATGTTAAMASPAAMASTRPTETLKPLLQQALPNVKGKTFTSAIVDFPPNASAMPHRHGQAFVYAYVLEGTVRSQLEGKPATTYHQGENWVEQPGAHHLLTENTSRTKRAKLLVVFVSNTGDKLKIDDPKS; via the coding sequence ATGCGAATCGCCACCGGCTTCCTGGCCGTCGGCACGCTGACGGCGGCCACGGCCTGCTCGACCTCGGACCAGCCCATCCACGCCACGGGCACGACCGCGGCCATGGCATCGCCTGCGGCCATGGCATCGACACGTCCCACCGAAACCCTCAAGCCGCTGCTCCAGCAGGCCCTTCCGAATGTGAAGGGCAAGACGTTCACCTCGGCGATCGTGGACTTCCCGCCTAACGCAAGCGCGATGCCGCACCGGCACGGCCAGGCGTTCGTCTACGCCTACGTCCTCGAAGGCACCGTGCGCAGCCAGCTCGAAGGCAAGCCCGCGACTACCTACCACCAAGGCGAGAACTGGGTCGAGCAGCCGGGCGCCCACCACCTCCTCACCGAGAACACCAGCCGGACCAAACGGGCCAAGCTCCTGGTCGTCTTCGTCTCCAACACCGGAGACAAGCTCAAGATCGACGATCCGAAGTCGTAG